TTCTTTAAGGCATCCTCGTCTATACCTGTGCCATTGTCCTTGATGTTGATAAATACTCTTTGATAGCCATCATATCCAGCACTAATGGTAATAACCTTGTCCTTATTATTTTCAGGGTTTTCTTCCAAGGCTTGAATGGCATTCTTGAGTAAATTAATAATGACTTGATCGATCTGCTCACGGTCTGCCTCTATACAAATGTCTTTAGGCTCTATTTCTAGATTGACATGAATTTCGTGAACCTGAATGTCGTGTCTGAGGAGGGTGAGTGTCGTATTGAATAGCTCTTCGAGACAGATTTTCGTTTTGTTAGGAATTGGGATTCTAGTAAGGTTTCTAAAGTCACTCACGAATTTGATTAAGCTTTCACTCCGTTTATGGATGGTCTGAACAGCCATGTGAAAGTCTTCAATATCTTCTTTGCTGATGTTTTTGATGTTGAAATCATCGTCCACTACATCTTCCAAATTTGACTCGACAGTGGCTGCAAGGGATGAAATCGGCGTGACAGAGTTCATGATCTCATGTGTCAAAACACGAATCAAGTTTTGCCATGCGTCCATTTCCTTTTCGTCTAGTTCGCTTTTGATATTTTGGATGGACACCAACTTGAATTCCTCTTCACGTCTGACCAACTGAATGGCATAGATGGATAGCTGAACTTCTTCACCTTTTCGATCGATTTTGATCAAGTCTCTGCCGCCAGTCTGTAGATCTTTCAAACTGCTGACCAATTCGGGGTTGAGATCGGCCAAATCTTCAACGCTGCTAATGTTCTCTATGTCTAGAAGAGATTTAGCTGCTGCATTGATGATCTGGATTTGCCCTTTCTTATTGAAGGTGATGATCCCAATGCCTACGTGCTGAACAATCGTGCGTAGATACTGGTATTGTGCTTCTTTTTCTGCCCGGATCTCCCTGAACTTTTTGATCACCAGGTTGAACCGGTCGTATAGCAAATCCTGCGAAGTGCCTGTGCGTTTGGTCGTGTAGGTCTGTGTGAAGTCATCATATTTAATAGAATCCAGAAAATTGGCAAATTCTACATTGGACTTGTCGAGGTATTTCACCAGAGAATAGCCCTGAACAACTAAAGCGATCAATAAGAGCAATCGAGTAAGGTTATATGAATCCGAATAGAAGGAATTGACCAGTAGAATACAGGTCAAGAGCACAAAACCAACTCGAAGTGCTATTGATACTTTGAAATTCTTAAAGTCCATGTTTCTCTAGTCTTCTGTAGAGAGAGGCTCTGGTAAGACCTAGCTCTTTTGCTGCTCTGGAAATATTTCCCTGGTTTCGGTCTATGGCTTTTTGAATGATGTTTTTTTCAACTTCATCCAGGTTGAATGTCTCCTCCAGGATATTGCCATCCTCTCCTGTCTTATGGTTTAAAAAGAAGAAATCCTCAGGCATGAGAGAGTTTTCATCACTCATGATCACTGCTCGCTCTATGGCGTGCTGTAATTCTCGGATGTTGCCTGGCCAATGGTATTTCTGTAGTTTTTTGATGGCAGCTGAGGAAATCTTTTTACCACTCTTTCTGTATTTCTTGCTATAGGTTTTGATGAAGTGGTCTGCCAGTAGAGGGATGTCTTCGATTCTCTCCCTCAAAGCAGGCAGTCTCAATTCCACGGTGTTGATTCTGTATAGCAAATCTTGTCTGAACGTAGAATCTTCTACCATCTCGTAGAGCGGCATGTTGGTAGCGCAGATCAGGCGTATGTCAATATTTTGGATTTTGTTAGAACCAATTGGAGTGACTTGTCTGTTTTGAATAGCTGTCAGGAGTTTGGACTGCAGTGGCATGCTTAGGTTGCCGATCTCATCTAGAAACAAAGTACCCTTATTAGCAATTTCAAATCGGCCTTTGCGGTCTTCTTTGGCGTCAGTAAATGCACCTTTTTTATGACCAAATAGTTCGCTTTCAAAGAGTGTCTCAGTGATGGCTCCCATGTCGACCCCTACGAAAACATTGTCTTTACGCATAGATTTCATGTGAATGGCACGAGAGATCAGTTCCTTACCCGTACCGTTTTCACCTAAAATCAGGATGTTGGCGTCAGTTTGAGCTACTTTGTCGATGATCTTAAAAACTGACTTGATGGCCTCACTGTCCCCGATAATATCCTTGAAAGGTTGATTGATTTCCTCCTCTAGCTGTTTTTTTTCGCTTTTGAGTTGGTCTACCTGATTATATGACTTTTTTAGTTTGACTGCAGTGGATAGGGTGGCCAAAAGTTTTTCGTTCTGCCATGGCTTCAGTACGAAATCAGTAGCACCTTCTTTTAGAGCTTTGACGGCCATTTCTACATCGCCAAACGCGGTGATTAGTACTACGACAGCTTGTGGGTCTCTTTCTAGAATTTGATCCAGCCAATAAAAACCTTCCTTACCGCTGGTGATGTCTTTGCTGAAATTCATATCTAGCATGATGACATCATAGGTATCGTTGTTCATCAAGAAAGGAATCTTTTTTGGATTCTTTTCTATGATAACTTCCTGTGCATATTTTTTGAGCAGCATTTTAGCTGCAAACAATACGTCTTCGTCATCATCTATAATTAATATTTTGCCAAGCTCTTTTTCCATCATATCGAATTTTCTTTTTGTAGTTCACTATTTGTGCCAAAATCGAGAATCCAACTTGATGTTCAATAAAGAAGGTTTTTGAAAAACCGAGAGTTAAAATACGCCCTATATCGAACAAAAAAGTGTCTCGAAACCGGACATAATTTAGCTAAACTTTTATTCTAAATGACGGGAATGGGAGAGATAAATAATGAGGGGGAAGGTGAATTTAGAAATTCACCTTTTTAGTAAGGTTTTCATCTCCTGATTCTACCTTCACCACATAGATTTTGGAATTGGTTTCATTGAAGTTGTATTCAATTTCTGAATTCAACATGTACTTTTTTTCTTCCGTCAGTACGAGGTTGCCAATGATGTCATAAATTTTGATGTTGACATAGTCTGATGGTCTGTTGACGAATATTAACTTGAACTTTCCATTTTCTAAAGGCTCCAGGTGGTAGTCCAATTTATCAGGAGAAATAGATTCCTTATAATTCAATCGGTTTTCGATCTTACGAGAGTAATCCAGAGCATTTTCCTTGTCGTCAACCAAATCTTGTGCAATGGGTGCAAAGGATAGAGTGAAAAGAAGGGCAATAAGTAAGTAGTTCTTTTTCATAAATCAGAGGTTGACTTTTGATACAATAACAAGCAAATTCTGTTCCATAGTTTATGTATAAATGAGAAAATGCTTGTCATCGTTGCTTTTATTTTCAAACTTCTGCTTCCTCCAATTCATATGCCTCTGTCGGGATGCAACTGCAGTAGAGGTTTCTATCTCCATATGCATTGTCGACACGTCCCACAGATGGCCAGAATTTGTTAGCTCTGACGTATTCGATTGGGTAAACAGCGGCACTGCGGCTATAACTGTGGTTCCATTCGTCTGACAAACTATGGTCAGCAGTATGAGGTGCATTTTTCAATACATTGTCCTCTTTGTCTGCAGTTCCATTTTCCACCTCACGTATTTCCTCTCTGATGCTCAAAAGTGCATCACAGAATCTGTCTAGTTCTTCTTTTGATTCGGACTCTGTCGGTTCGATCATTAGTGTTCCTGCAACAGGGAATGAAACAGTAGGAGCATGGAAACCATAATCCATCAATCGCTTGGCAATATCTTCTACTTCTATACCAGCCTCTTTGAATGAACGACAATCGACGATCATTTCGTGCGCACATCTTCCATTTTTTCCGCTGTACAGAATGTTGAATTCTTTTTCCAATCGGGCTTTGATGTAATTGGCATTCAGAATTGCGAGTTTGGTGGCATTTTCTAATCCGTCTGCCCCCATCATAGCGATATAGGCATAGGAGATAGCTAGCACACCGGCACTACCCCATGGCGCACTAGATACTGCACCGATAGCTTCATCTTCTGCCATGTGAACAAGAGGATTGCCTGGTAGGAATGGAGCAAGATGTTCGGCAACACCAATTGGTCCGATCCCGGGTCCACCTCCACCGTGGGGGATGGCAAAAGTCTTGTGTAGATTGAGGTGACATACGTCAGCTCCAATAATACCTGGACTAGTCAACCCAACCTGGGCATTCATGTTCGCCCCATCCATGTAGACCTGTCCGCCATTCGAATGAATGATTTCACAGATTTCCATCACGCTCTCCTCAAATACTCCGTGAGTAGATGGGTAGGTGATCATGAGAGATGAAAGATTTTCTTTATGCTGTTCCGCTTTGGCTTTAAGATCCGATACATCGATGTTTCCTTGTTCGTCGCATTGTACGATGATCACCTTGTTGCCCGCCATCACAGCACTAGCAGGGTTGGTGCCATGTGCAGACGAAGGGATGATTGTAATGTCTCTGTGTCCCTGGCCAATCGATTCTTGATAGGCCTTGATAACCAAAAGCCCAGCATATTCGCCTTGCGCGCCAGAATTTGGTTGGAGCGAAACCGTATGGAAGTCTGTGATTTCAGCCAACCATTTAGTCAGATCATCGATGATGTCCATGTAGCCTCTTGTCTGAAAAGAAGGGGCGAATGGATGGATCATGGCAAATTCAGGCCATGTAATCGGTACCATCTCCGAAGTTGCATTCAGTTTCATTGTACATGATCCCAACGAAATCATCGAGTGGGCCAGTGACAAATCCTTGTTTTCGAGATGTTTGAGGTATCTCAGCATTTCGTGTTCTGATCGGTGCTTGTGAAATACTTCATGAGTCATGAAATCTGAATGTCTTGCGAAGACAGAATCAAATTTGATTTCCACATGATCCGCTGCTTTGATGATCTCCTCTGGGTTGATTTCAGATTCGCTATATTTCTGGAATACACCTATGATTTCAATCATATCAGATGGTGTATGCGTTTCGTCAAAAGCGATTTGGATGTGGTTTTCCACGAAATAGTTGAAGTTGACTTTTTTGGCTTCTGCTTCAACTCTAATTTTTTCGACAAGACCTGGGTCAATTTCGAAATCCAAAGTATCGAAAAAGGTCTGATTGTTTTGTTTAAATCCTAGTTTTTGAATGTAATTGCTGGCCAATTGAGCCAAGCCATGAATTCTTTTTGCTATTCTGGTCAGTCCTTCTGGACCGTGGTATACTGCATATGCACCGGCCATCACGCCAAGCAATACTTGAGCAGTACAGATATTAGAAGTGGCTTTTTCTCTTCGGATGTGCTGCTCTCTCGTTTGCAGCGCCATTCTATAGGCCTTTTTGCCATGCTTATCTACAGAAACGCCAATGATTCTACCAGGCAGCTGCCTTTTGAAGTCTTCTCTAGTCGCAAAGTAGCCGGCGTGAGGTCCCCCAAATCCCATAGGAACACCGAATCGCTGTGTAGTGCCTACCACTACATCCGCTCCCCATTCACCAGGAGGTGTCAATAACGTCAAGCTCAATAGGTCAGCAGCTGCAACTATTTTAACCTGATTGTTTTCAGCCTGCTGGAATAAGTCTTTGTAATCCTCTACGCTTCCATTGGCATTGGGATATTGAACCATGATGCCATAGTAGTCAGAGTCTCTTAGGTCAACTTCCTTGTAGTCACCAATGACTAATTCGATTCCTAGTGGAGTTGCTCTTGTTTGGAGAACGTCTAAAGTTTGAGGGAAAATATGCTGATCAACGAAATACTTGTTGGCGTTCTTTTTATCTTTTTTCCTCAAGGAATGAAGCATGGTCATGGCTTCAGCAGCAGCAGTCCCTTCGTCTAGCAACGAAGCATTTGCAATTTCCATTCCGGTCAAGTCGCTGATCATGGTTTGGAAGTTGATCAAGGCTTCTAGTCTGCCTTGGGCTATTTCAGCCTGATATGGTGTGTAGGCGGTATACCACCCTGGGTTTTCTAGAATGTTGCGTTGGATGACTGCTGGAGTCACTGTTCCGTAGTAGCCCATTCCGATGAAAGATTTGAAAACCTTATTTTGAGAGGCTGTTTCCTTCATCGCATGAAAGTAGCTGAACTCATCCAGGGCAGGTGGTAGGTTCAGTTTGCCTTTTCTTCTAATATTGGCAGGTACG
This is a stretch of genomic DNA from Reichenbachiella ulvae. It encodes these proteins:
- a CDS encoding T9SS type A sorting domain-containing protein; this translates as MKKNYLLIALLFTLSFAPIAQDLVDDKENALDYSRKIENRLNYKESISPDKLDYHLEPLENGKFKLIFVNRPSDYVNIKIYDIIGNLVLTEEKKYMLNSEIEYNFNETNSKIYVVKVESGDENLTKKVNF
- a CDS encoding sensor histidine kinase is translated as MDFKNFKVSIALRVGFVLLTCILLVNSFYSDSYNLTRLLLLIALVVQGYSLVKYLDKSNVEFANFLDSIKYDDFTQTYTTKRTGTSQDLLYDRFNLVIKKFREIRAEKEAQYQYLRTIVQHVGIGIITFNKKGQIQIINAAAKSLLDIENISSVEDLADLNPELVSSLKDLQTGGRDLIKIDRKGEEVQLSIYAIQLVRREEEFKLVSIQNIKSELDEKEMDAWQNLIRVLTHEIMNSVTPISSLAATVESNLEDVVDDDFNIKNISKEDIEDFHMAVQTIHKRSESLIKFVSDFRNLTRIPIPNKTKICLEELFNTTLTLLRHDIQVHEIHVNLEIEPKDICIEADREQIDQVIINLLKNAIQALEENPENNKDKVITISAGYDGYQRVFINIKDNGTGIDEDALKKIFIPFFTTKKSGSGIGLSLSKQIIRKHNGSISVTSVIDEGTEFSLVFNN
- the gcvP gene encoding aminomethyl-transferring glycine dehydrogenase — translated: MIANLNERTHFQNRHNGPSENEIEQMLETVGADSLDQLIDQTVPANIRRKGKLNLPPALDEFSYFHAMKETASQNKVFKSFIGMGYYGTVTPAVIQRNILENPGWYTAYTPYQAEIAQGRLEALINFQTMISDLTGMEIANASLLDEGTAAAEAMTMLHSLRKKDKKNANKYFVDQHIFPQTLDVLQTRATPLGIELVIGDYKEVDLRDSDYYGIMVQYPNANGSVEDYKDLFQQAENNQVKIVAAADLLSLTLLTPPGEWGADVVVGTTQRFGVPMGFGGPHAGYFATREDFKRQLPGRIIGVSVDKHGKKAYRMALQTREQHIRREKATSNICTAQVLLGVMAGAYAVYHGPEGLTRIAKRIHGLAQLASNYIQKLGFKQNNQTFFDTLDFEIDPGLVEKIRVEAEAKKVNFNYFVENHIQIAFDETHTPSDMIEIIGVFQKYSESEINPEEIIKAADHVEIKFDSVFARHSDFMTHEVFHKHRSEHEMLRYLKHLENKDLSLAHSMISLGSCTMKLNATSEMVPITWPEFAMIHPFAPSFQTRGYMDIIDDLTKWLAEITDFHTVSLQPNSGAQGEYAGLLVIKAYQESIGQGHRDITIIPSSAHGTNPASAVMAGNKVIIVQCDEQGNIDVSDLKAKAEQHKENLSSLMITYPSTHGVFEESVMEICEIIHSNGGQVYMDGANMNAQVGLTSPGIIGADVCHLNLHKTFAIPHGGGGPGIGPIGVAEHLAPFLPGNPLVHMAEDEAIGAVSSAPWGSAGVLAISYAYIAMMGADGLENATKLAILNANYIKARLEKEFNILYSGKNGRCAHEMIVDCRSFKEAGIEVEDIAKRLMDYGFHAPTVSFPVAGTLMIEPTESESKEELDRFCDALLSIREEIREVENGTADKEDNVLKNAPHTADHSLSDEWNHSYSRSAAVYPIEYVRANKFWPSVGRVDNAYGDRNLYCSCIPTEAYELEEAEV
- a CDS encoding sigma-54-dependent transcriptional regulator; this encodes MMEKELGKILIIDDDEDVLFAAKMLLKKYAQEVIIEKNPKKIPFLMNNDTYDVIMLDMNFSKDITSGKEGFYWLDQILERDPQAVVVLITAFGDVEMAVKALKEGATDFVLKPWQNEKLLATLSTAVKLKKSYNQVDQLKSEKKQLEEEINQPFKDIIGDSEAIKSVFKIIDKVAQTDANILILGENGTGKELISRAIHMKSMRKDNVFVGVDMGAITETLFESELFGHKKGAFTDAKEDRKGRFEIANKGTLFLDEIGNLSMPLQSKLLTAIQNRQVTPIGSNKIQNIDIRLICATNMPLYEMVEDSTFRQDLLYRINTVELRLPALRERIEDIPLLADHFIKTYSKKYRKSGKKISSAAIKKLQKYHWPGNIRELQHAIERAVIMSDENSLMPEDFFFLNHKTGEDGNILEETFNLDEVEKNIIQKAIDRNQGNISRAAKELGLTRASLYRRLEKHGL